In one Nicotiana sylvestris chromosome 8, ASM39365v2, whole genome shotgun sequence genomic region, the following are encoded:
- the LOC138875445 gene encoding uncharacterized protein, translating into MYFNGAAHCRGAGAGVVFVTSLGEVLPYSFTLTQLCSNNVAEYQALILGLEMAVEMKRLQLQAFGYSQLVVNQLLGSYEVKKPKLCPYHDYAKKLMGWLGDVTIQHVPRKENKKIITDNGKTFDNRLMNKIYDLFGFKQRNSSMYNAAANGLAEAFNKTL; encoded by the exons atgtactttaatGGTGCTGCACATTGCAGAGGAGCTGGTGCtggtgtagtatttgtcacttctcTAGGTGAAGTTCTGCCCTACTCTTTTACGTTGACGCAACTCTGCTCTAACAACGTTGCTGAGTATCAAGCACTAATACTTGGGCTCGAAATGGCTGTCGAAATGAAGCGGTTGCAATTGCAAGCCTTTGGTTACTCTCAGTTGGTGGTCAACCAGCTTTTAGGTAGTTATGAGGTCAAGAAGCCTAAACTatgcccatatcatgattacgctaaaaagttaatggggtggctcggtgatgtgactattcagcatgtgccaaggaaagaaaataagaag ATAATCACGGATAATGGAAAGACATTCGACAATAGGCTGATGAACAAGATTTatgatctctttggcttcaagcaacgtaactcttcgatgtacaatgctgccgccaatggtctagctgaggcattcaacaagactctatga
- the LOC138875446 gene encoding uncharacterized protein, producing the protein MWKDDIINVQNAVRRGQEIHATTEVIPIRKPWLFTSIYASTCIHNRNIMWDHLESISNSYKGPWLVGGDFNDILAASKKFGGKPIKDSRARYIWSKINKCNLVDLGLKGSKYTWTNNRRNKKGLILERLDKVFGNEEWIELFPKSSIIHLPRTHSDHNHILTELIPRNRSLHKFPFRLETFWCKHLEFQTIVKNNWNNSDYFKASLNLVDKLKPWKDSTFENIMGRKRKLLARLQGIQSSNSYATSSFLRKLELDLQNEFNDIIKIEEDYWKLRSRIMWLNDGDSNTKFFHVSATNRKRRNKINYFKNEENPLNLQSRCNKINLDNLVTPSFANWFEYNFDDLEALTRRSNKKDDSCLTR; encoded by the exons ATGTGGAAGGATGACATAATCAACGTTCAAAATGCTGTTCGTAGGGGTCAAGAGATCCATGCAACCACAGAGGTAATTCCTATACGTAAACCCTGGCTTTTTACTTCCATATATGCTAGTACTTGTATTCATAATAGAAATATTATGTGGGATCACCTAGAAAGTATTAGCAATTCTTATAAAGGACCTTGGTTAGTTGGTGGTGACTTCAATGACATTTTAGCCGCTAGTAAGAAATTTGGTGGCAAACCTATTAAGGATAGTAGAGCTAGATACATTTGGTCCAAAATTAACAAGTGTAACTTGGTTGATCTAGGCTTGAAAGGAAGCAAATATACCTGGACAAATAATAGACGTAACAAGAAGGGTCTTATTTTAGAAAGACTTGACAAAGTCTTCGGAAATGAGGAATGGATTGAACTCTTTCCTAAAAGCTCTATTATTCACTTGCCTAGAACTCACTCTGACCACAATCATATCCTTACTGAATTGATTCCAAGGAATAGGTCTCTCCATAAGTTTCCTTTTAGACTAGAAACCTTTTGGTGTAAACATCTGGAGTTTCAGACAATTGTTAAAAATAATTGGAATAATAGTGATTACTTTAAAGCTAGCCTCAATTTGGTTGATAAGTTAAAACCTTGGAAAGACAGTACCTTTGAAAATATCatgggaaggaagagaaaattgTTAGCCAGACTCCAAGGTATCCAATCTTCTAATAGCTATGCTACCAgttctttccttagaaaattagAATTAGACCTTCAAAATGAGTTCAATGATATTATAAAAATAGAGGAAGATTACTGGAAACTTAGGTCTAGGATCATGTGGCTTAATGATGGTGACTCAAATACAAAATTCTTCCATGTCTCAGCCACTAAtaggaaaagaagaaacaaaattaattatttcaaAAATGAG GAAAACCCCCTAAATCTCCAATCTAGATGTAATAAGATTAATCTAGACAATCTGGTTACCCcct CGTTTGCAAATTGGTTTGAGTATAATTTTGACGACTTAGAGGCACTGACgcgaag GTCAAACAAGAAAGATGATTCTTGTTTAACGAGATGA